Within the Limnothrix sp. FACHB-406 genome, the region GCAAATTAAGGCCTGTTCCCGATCGAGGTAGATCACGAAATAGCCAGCCGGGTCAAGGTCTAAAGGCCGTTTGGATAATTCATCGTCGATCGCCTGGCGTGTTTCCACAGAATTGAGGGTCATATCAACTGACATATTGACGGGTAGATGAATGGATCAATTATCAGATGAATTTGATGCCTAATCACGGTTCACATTGCCAAGCTGCGACGAAATAAACCGATCCATCCAACCATTCAAGTAGGCAATATTAGCCGATTGATGGGCCGGGTCAACCGACTCCAGGGGATGGGGAGCCAAGCCACGCAGAGCCGCCGTGGTGACACAATACATGGACTTTTGAAATGATTGGCAAATTTTCACCAATAAATCGTCTTCATGGCGCAGGCTATTTTCATAGAATTGGTGCAAATAATCGGGCACAAAATGCCGCATGTCCTGCATCAGGAGGGTTGGCGGAATGCCTGCGCCGCCCACGGGCAACGGGTCAGCATAGAGCGCACCATAGGCAAAATCGCCCTGTTCGGTGGGAATGCGGGCCGCTTGGGCATTGTAGGAAATCGTGCCGCTGAAGGGGGTTCCTCGGAAAAAGACCGCCTCCACGTAGGGCACAGCCGCATCCATTAGGAAGGTCATCTTGGCCGATCGGGGCACAATGTCATAGGTCACCCCGCCCAATTCCACGGCATATTCAATGGGGGAATTGGCCCCCGCCACCAGACCATCTTGGATATGTTGAACCACTTGGGGAATGGTGGTGATTTTGCGGCGATCGTACTGATCTGAAAGGCTCATGAACATGTCGCTCATGATTCGCCAAAATTGCCCCAAGGCTCGGTAATAGGCTAATTGCCGCACTTGTTCTAGCAAAAACTCAGGAAAGAGCTGATCCATTCCCAAGACGATCGGGTTTTTGGCAAAACGGGCCCGAATCGCTTTTTTGGCCAGGGCAATAAATTCTGGTGAATCTAGATAGTTATCATATCGGCCGCCCCCATGCCAGAACATAGCCTTCATGCAATATTCGGCATATTCAAAATTGATTCGATCATGCCGCCAATGTTTCAGTAACTTCGGTAGCGAAATTTCGCCATTAAAGTATTTAAAAAATGGAAAAAATCGCAAAAACTGATGCAGAGCAATATAGTTTAGGTTGTTAGAATAGGCATCTAAAACAATGCCGTAGCTATGCAGAATGCCCACCACTTCCAGCACGTTGCTGGGGCTATCTTTCAGCATGGCTTCCCCTTGCAAGAGCCGCTCGATCGTGCTGTTTAGGGGATGGGTGGCAGTCATAGAGAGCATGGGTTGAAAACCTTAAGCTGGGGCAATGGTGTTGAAGTTCGCAGCTTGAATTCACAGCTTGAATTTGCGGTTTAAATTCGCGGTTTAAATTCGCAGTTTGAATTCGTAGTTTGACTTCTGGGAACTGACAGTTCTGATGATCTGATTATATGAGGATCCCAAAGGAGCAATCAGAATCGGCCGGCGGTTGGTGATGTTCGTGCCCGATCGCGGGGTGATGACGGGCGATCGGGCAGTGCAAAGCCCTGAAACGGGGCCTGAAGCGGTGATTATTTAGGGACTGTGATGGGCCGCTAGGGCGATCGCGGTGGTGACCGGCTCGCTCCAGTAGGCTAGCCAACTGGGTTGCAGACCAAACAGGGCGATCGGGACAGCCAAGGCAATGGCCGGGGCCCGATCGAGCCAACTCACCGAGGGCAAATTGGCCACCCGCTCCGTCAGCCGCCCAAAAAACGACTGATTCAGCAAAATCAGGAAATAGACCGCCGTTAGCCCCGTGCCAACCATGCAGAGCAAGGTATAGATCGGATAGGTGGGGAAGCTGCCTCGGAAGATCAAAAACTCCGCAATGAAGCCCGCCATTCCGGGAATGCCACTGCTGGCCATCACCCCCAACACCATCAGCGACCCCACCACCGGCAACCCCCGTTGGGGATTAAACAACCCGCTGAGGGCGCTCAGTTGGCGAGTGCCCACCTTTTTATAAACAATCCCCACCAGCAGAAACAACAGGCCAGAAATCAAGCCATGGGCCACCATCTGAAATTCCGCACCCATGAGGCTGACGGGGGTGGCCGCTGCCGTCGCCAGCAAAATAAACCCCATGTGCCCCACGGAACTGTAGGCGACCAGGCGTTTCATGTCCCCATTGGCGATGCCTTCGGAAATGGCGGCAAAGGAACCATAGAGCACGCTCACCACGGCCCAGGCGGCCATCCAAGGTGCAATTTGGGTCCAGGCTTCGGGGAACATGCCCAACCCAAACCGGATTAAGCCATAGGTTCCCAGCTTCAGCAGCACACCGGCTAGCAGAACGGAGATGGGTGTGGAGGCTTCCACGTGGGCATCGGGCAGCCAGGTATGGAGAGGAACCAGGGGAATTTTGATGCCAAAGCCCACCACGAGCAGCGCCAGCAGCAAGAGTTGGGACGCGGCAGGCAAGAGGGATTCGGGGGCGGTGGCTTGGGCGATCGCAAATTCCCGCAGGGGTTCATAGCCAAAGGTGCTGAAACCGGCGGCGCTGGCTAATCCTAGGAAGGCGGCCAAGATCAAGATTCCAGAAACGGCCGTGTAGATCAAAAATTTGGTGGCCGCATAGCCGCGCCGGGCCCCGCCCCAAATGGCAATTAGGAAATAGAGCGGGATGAGTTCTAGTTCATAGAACAGGAAGAACAGCAGCAGGTCTTGGGCTAGGAAAGCTCCATAGACACCGCTGGTGAGTAACAACAGCAGGCTGTAGTAAAACCGGGGGCGGTTGATGGCTTCGTTGGTGCTGAAGATGGCGATGCCGACCAGCATGGTGTTGAGCACCACCAGCGGGAAGGACAGGCCATCGATGGCGAGGCTGTAGCTGAGGCCGAGTCGATCGATCCAGGGGAAGGATTCAACCAGGGACAGGCGATCGGTGCCGGGGTCAAATTGGGTCACGATCACTCCGGTAATAATTGTCAGGCCAATCCAGTTCAAGATGGCCGCCTGGCGGGCCTGGGTGGCGTTGACTTTGCCGGGCCAAAGGGCGATCGCGATCGCGCCGACAATGGGAATCCAAACCAACAAACTCAGCAGCACAGTTTTTGCCTCTCTGTCTCAGCCATCAATCATCAGCAACCAATCATCTATCTCAGCCATCAATCAGCCGTTTATTGGCCCGTGGCTCGCCCGTGACTCGCCTGCTATTCGCTTCTGAATCTTCCGTTTCTTGCCCATTGGGTTCCTAGAACCACAGTTGCGCCAGAGACCATCCAGCCAAGACCACCATCATGCTGACGCTGATCAGCACCACCAAAACGTAGCCTTGGGATTGGCCGGAGGTGCTGTATTTCAAGCCCTCGCCACCAAACAGGGCCGCTACCCCGACCAAATTCACCAGGCCGTCAATGACGTAGCGATCGATCCAGGCCGTGAACCGGGCCGCCGCCCCGACCACGAGGGCAATGGTGAACCGATAGATTCGATCGATATAAAAGTCGTAGGCCAACAGGTCTTGCAGGGCTGGAATCGGCAACTTCACCGGCCGCGCCACAACCCCAAAGCTATAGATGGCAATCCCGATCGCCGCGCCCAGGGCCGCCGAAGTCACCAGGGCGATCGTTTCTGTGATCGGAAATTGCAGCATTCCCACCCGGGTTAACAGCAGTTGCCACCGCTCCAACATCAAGGGAACCAACAGGGTCAGGACGATCGAGGACACGATCGGCACGGCCATAGTCCAGCCCACCTCCGGGGCCCGGCGAGTTTTGGGTTGTGTGGAGCCACCAAACACCAGCCCAAACACCCGGGCCAAGTTCAGTGCTGTCAAGCCATTCACCAGCAAGACCACCGCGATCGACCAACTGGGCATGGCTGGCTCACTGAGCCACCGCTCCATGGCCCAAAAGGATCCCAAGGGCAACAGGGCGACCATCCCCATGGAGCCAGCCACAAAAGCCATAGTCGAAACGGGCATTTTTGACCACAGGCCGCCCATTTGGGTCATGTCTTGGGTGCTGGTGTTCAGAATGACACCGCCAATGCTGGTGAACAGAGCCGCCTTCGCGATCGCATGGGTCAGCAGCAACAGCAACGCCACATCCGTTTGTTGCAACCCCACCGCAATGAACACCAACCCCAGATAGGCGCTGGTGGTGTGGGACAGGGCCCGCTTCAGGTCAATTTGGGCAATTCCCACCAACGAAGCCCCGATCGCCGTCATGGTTCCCAAGGCAATGGGAATCGCCGACCCCAAGGGCGACAGGGCCAACACCGGAGCCAGCTTAATCAGCACATAGGCTCCACAGGCCACCACGATCGAATTCCGCATCAGGGAAGCTGGATTGGGCCCTTCCATGGCTTCGTCCAGCCACAGGTGCAGCGGAAATTGGGCACATTTGCCCGTGGGCCCCGCAATGAGGGCGATCGCCAGCAAACCTGCTTGCCAGTCCGTTAACTGAGCCGTTTGGGCCCAATCCGCCAAGTCCGAAAAATTCAAACTGCCGCTGAGGGTCGAAAGGGCCAATGTCCCCATCAGCAGCAAAATATCCCCCACCCGCTTGGTCAGAAAAGCATCGCGGGCCCCTGTAACGGCCAAGGGCTGTGCATACCAATAGCCCACGATCAGATAGGTGGAAAGGGTCAGCATCTCTAGCAGGCAGTAGCTCAACAGCAAAGAATCGCTAATCGCTAAGCCGCTCATGGCCCCTTCAAAAAAGCCCATCATGGCGAAGAATCGCGCTAAGCCCCAGTCCTTTTCCAAGTAACCTAGAGAGTAGACCTGCGCCACCAAACTCAGCCCTGTGACCAGCTCCATGGCCCCCAAACTGACCGGAGAAACCTCCAAGACAAAGGAGAGCTTGAAATCCGCCACCTCCAGCCAATTAAAACTGAGGTATTGCGCCTCCTGACCCCAAAACTCCCGAAACAGCCAACCGCCGTGGATGGCGGCCAAAATCGTCATCAATAGGTTGATGTAGGCGGCGGGCCGGGGCCCCGTGCGTCGGATGGTTCCCGTGGCCCAAGGCAGGGTCATCAACGCCCCAATCAAGCCATAGGCCGGCACAAGCCAGACGGTTTGCACCAGCCATTGAGTCAGAGGGGGTAAGGCGGTCATGGGCGATCGCGCTCAAGGTAAGGGTGAACAGGAAAATTTAAAAAGGCGCAAAAAGGCGCAATCAGGCGAAAAAGACAGCAATAGCCAGCAATAGCCAGCAATAGAGCTAAAAACAATCAGGCGCAAAACGGACGGCAAGTTGGCCGGCCATCGTTAAGCCTAGCAAGGGATTGGATCGGTTTTGATCCTCTGCGATCCTCAGTTTGGCATCCCCTGTAGCTGGGTTCGTGCCGCTGCCAAGGGAGCCATACCTGGGGCGATCGGGTATTTTGACCCCATGGTCTAGTCGAGCAACTTCGGTTGTTCGGTTAGGGCCGGAATCCCTACGCCTTTAGGCTGGGGAGGATATCAACGTTGAAGACGATGATCCAATGTTTTTGATCATTTCATGCAAAGGTCATGCAAAGGCGTTGATGGGATGCCTTGGGCAATCGAGATCAACTTTGCAATTCCTTTGCAGGGGGATTAATTTTTCTGATTTTCTGATAAGCGAACGAGGGCTTAACCGCAAGTTATCAAAACGATTGAGATTAAAAAAGCTGATTGGGGACGCTTTTCACTACACTAGGAAATAGGCAAACTAGTTAGTAAAGCGTTCATTCCTGCCCAGGTAGCAATCCGTAACGAATCGTTGCGGGGCGAATTGCCTTAGGTGCTGCCCCCTGTAGCCTAATGCGTAGGGAGCCGTAACTAGGCTTGGGAAGTTCGTCAACGCTATTCTGCGGGGGAATCGCGGGTTCAGTGGGTTTTTTTACGAAAACCCGCGCTCTATCGTGCGTATTATTTCCAATTCTTGAGAAATAATGGCTAGCGCCAGATCCCCAAGGGGGGTACGATAAATGCCGCGATCGCACTAGCGCAGGGACGATCGTCCTTGGAAACAACCAAGGCGTTCTACAACATTCGCGTTTACGACACAACATAAGGAGTTCGGCAATGCCTATTGCAGTCGGAATGATTGAAACCCGTGGTTTTCCCGCCGTTGTGGAAGCCGCTGATGCGATGGTGAAGGCCGCTCGGGTGACCTTGGTGGGCTACGAAAAGATTGGTAGCGCCCGCGTGACCGTAATCGTCCGTGGCGATGTGTCGGAAGTGCAAGCTTCCGTGGCCGCTGGCGTGGAATCTGTGCGCCGCGTGAACGGTGGTGAAGTGGTTTCGACCCACATCATTGCCCGTCCCCACGAAAACCTGGAGTATGTGCTGCCGATCCGCTACACCGAGGCAGTGCAACAGTTCTCGGAATAGTCATCCAAGCGCGAAGTTGGCTGCGTTAGGCTTTGACGCAATTTCAGCGGGCAGCAGTTTTTAAGCGATCGAGCATGAGAATCAGTCGTCTCCATCAGCGGGCAAACCCCAGGGCACTGGGGAGCTTAAACCATTGGTGTTGAGATCAAGGTTCCGAATGCGCTGGCATGACGCGATCGCCCTATCGAAATTGGTTAAGACCTAACTTCATCCAACGGGCCAAAAATTTTTGTTTGGGTCTGATAACGACTCGATCGCACTGTCGGTTAGTCAGTGCTTGTCCCGATATTCCGAAACAATGCAATTTATTGAATTGCAAAGCGTTTTTAGAACTTTCTGATCGAGGCGATCGCTTCGATCAGGTCAGTGGCTAAAACGGATAGGAGTGTTGAGGGTGAGTCCTCGTAAAAAAAGCTTCAAAGTGCCTGTTGTTTTCGCGATCGTTCACAGTGCTGGTTTGAATCAGTTGCTATGCAAATTGCACGGGTCTGCGGCACGGTGGTTAGCACCCAAAAGGAACCCAGCCTACGGGGTGTGAAGTTTCTGTTAGTGCAGTTGGTCGATGCGGCTGGTCAGCTCACGCCGAAATATGAGGTGGTGGCTGACGGGGTGGGGGCTGGCATGGATGAATGGGTGCTGGTGGCCCGGGGCAGTGCTGCTCGTCAAGTGGAGGGGGGCGAAGGTCGTCCAATTGACGCGGCGGCCATTGCGATCATCGACACCGTGAGCGCTGAGAATATGCGCTTGTACAGCAAGAGTGATGAAGACCGGCTGCTGTTGCCCAATAATGCCCGGTTGCCGAATTAGGGTCACCAGTGCGGAG harbors:
- a CDS encoding CO2 hydration protein; the protein is MLSMTATHPLNSTIERLLQGEAMLKDSPSNVLEVVGILHSYGIVLDAYSNNLNYIALHQFLRFFPFFKYFNGEISLPKLLKHWRHDRINFEYAEYCMKAMFWHGGGRYDNYLDSPEFIALAKKAIRARFAKNPIVLGMDQLFPEFLLEQVRQLAYYRALGQFWRIMSDMFMSLSDQYDRRKITTIPQVVQHIQDGLVAGANSPIEYAVELGGVTYDIVPRSAKMTFLMDAAVPYVEAVFFRGTPFSGTISYNAQAARIPTEQGDFAYGALYADPLPVGGAGIPPTLLMQDMRHFVPDYLHQFYENSLRHEDDLLVKICQSFQKSMYCVTTAALRGLAPHPLESVDPAHQSANIAYLNGWMDRFISSQLGNVNRD
- a CDS encoding NADH-quinone oxidoreductase subunit M; its protein translation is MLSLLVWIPIVGAIAIALWPGKVNATQARQAAILNWIGLTIITGVIVTQFDPGTDRLSLVESFPWIDRLGLSYSLAIDGLSFPLVVLNTMLVGIAIFSTNEAINRPRFYYSLLLLLTSGVYGAFLAQDLLLFFLFYELELIPLYFLIAIWGGARRGYAATKFLIYTAVSGILILAAFLGLASAAGFSTFGYEPLREFAIAQATAPESLLPAASQLLLLALLVVGFGIKIPLVPLHTWLPDAHVEASTPISVLLAGVLLKLGTYGLIRFGLGMFPEAWTQIAPWMAAWAVVSVLYGSFAAISEGIANGDMKRLVAYSSVGHMGFILLATAAATPVSLMGAEFQMVAHGLISGLLFLLVGIVYKKVGTRQLSALSGLFNPQRGLPVVGSLMVLGVMASSGIPGMAGFIAEFLIFRGSFPTYPIYTLLCMVGTGLTAVYFLILLNQSFFGRLTERVANLPSVSWLDRAPAIALAVPIALFGLQPSWLAYWSEPVTTAIALAAHHSP
- a CDS encoding NAD(P)H-quinone oxidoreductase subunit F, yielding MTQWLVQTVWLVPAYGLIGALMTLPWATGTIRRTGPRPAAYINLLMTILAAIHGGWLFREFWGQEAQYLSFNWLEVADFKLSFVLEVSPVSLGAMELVTGLSLVAQVYSLGYLEKDWGLARFFAMMGFFEGAMSGLAISDSLLLSYCLLEMLTLSTYLIVGYWYAQPLAVTGARDAFLTKRVGDILLLMGTLALSTLSGSLNFSDLADWAQTAQLTDWQAGLLAIALIAGPTGKCAQFPLHLWLDEAMEGPNPASLMRNSIVVACGAYVLIKLAPVLALSPLGSAIPIALGTMTAIGASLVGIAQIDLKRALSHTTSAYLGLVFIAVGLQQTDVALLLLLTHAIAKAALFTSIGGVILNTSTQDMTQMGGLWSKMPVSTMAFVAGSMGMVALLPLGSFWAMERWLSEPAMPSWSIAVVLLVNGLTALNLARVFGLVFGGSTQPKTRRAPEVGWTMAVPIVSSIVLTLLVPLMLERWQLLLTRVGMLQFPITETIALVTSAALGAAIGIAIYSFGVVARPVKLPIPALQDLLAYDFYIDRIYRFTIALVVGAAARFTAWIDRYVIDGLVNLVGVAALFGGEGLKYSTSGQSQGYVLVVLISVSMMVVLAGWSLAQLWF
- a CDS encoding carbon dioxide-concentrating mechanism protein CcmK, with the protein product MPIAVGMIETRGFPAVVEAADAMVKAARVTLVGYEKIGSARVTVIVRGDVSEVQASVAAGVESVRRVNGGEVVSTHIIARPHENLEYVLPIRYTEAVQQFSE
- a CDS encoding EutN/CcmL family microcompartment protein, with the protein product MQIARVCGTVVSTQKEPSLRGVKFLLVQLVDAAGQLTPKYEVVADGVGAGMDEWVLVARGSAARQVEGGEGRPIDAAAIAIIDTVSAENMRLYSKSDEDRLLLPNNARLPN